One Mus caroli unplaced genomic scaffold, CAROLI_EIJ_v1.1 scaffold_8061_1, whole genome shotgun sequence DNA segment encodes these proteins:
- the LOC110288230 gene encoding olfactory receptor 143-like yields MHMTMENDSSVTEFVFMGLTEQPELQLPLFFVFLLNYTATVMGNLSLMVLICLNSHLHNPMYFFLFNLSLVDFCYSFVCTPKMLMGFVSEKSIISYTGCMTQLFFFCFFVNSECYVLTAMAYDRYVAICKPLVYAILMSPRMCSLLMIGSYLMGFASAMAHTGCMIRLSFCDSNIINHYMCEIFPLLQLSCSSTYANELVSSLIACIVVIASGLVILMSYASILLNVVQMSSATGWSKAMGTCGSHIITVSLFYGSGLLTYVKPASAESVDQGKFFSVFYTLMVPMLNPLIYSLRNKDVKLAAKRTMKRITI; encoded by the coding sequence ATGCACATGACCATGGAGAATGACTCTTCTGTGACTGAGTTTGTTTTTATGGGATTAACAGAACAACCTGAGTTACAGCtgcctttgttttttgtgttCTTGCTGAATTATACAGCTACCGTGATGGGAAATTTGAGCTTAATGGTTCTTATTTGTCTGAATTCACACCTTCACAACCCAATGTACTTTTTCCTGTTCAATTTGTCCTTGGTTGATTTctgttattcatttgtttgtacCCCTAAAATGCTAAtgggttttgtttctgaaaaaagCATCATATCTTATACAGGATGCATGACTCAGctattctttttctgcttttttgttaATTCTGAGTGTTATGTGCTGACAGCAATGGCCTATGATCGTTATGTGGCCATCTGTAAGCCATTGGTATATGCCATCCTTATGTCTCCTCGGATGTGTTCCCTGCTAATGATTGGGTCCTATTTAATGGGATTTGCAAGTGCCATGGCTCATACTGGCTGCATGATTAGGCTCAGCTTTTGTGACTCGAACATCATCAACCATTACATGTGTGAAATATTTCCCCTTCTCCAGCTCTCCTGCAGTAGTACCTATGCCAATGAACTTGTGAGCTCTCTTATTGCCTGTATAGTTGTCATTGCATCTGGTCTTGTTATCTTAATGTCATATGCTTCCATCCTCTTAAATGTTGTTCAGATGTCATCAGCTACAGGTTGGTCCAAAGCCATGGGTACTTGTGGTTCCCATATCATAACTGTTAGTCTATTCTACGGTTCTGGGCTGCTTACTTATGTCAAACCAGCATCTGCTGAGTCTGTAGATCAGGGGAaatttttctcagtgttttatACTCTTATGGTTCCCATGCTGAATCCTCTTATTTACAGTCTCAGGAACAAGGATGTCAAACTTGCAGCAAAGAGAACCATGAAGAGAATCACAATCTGA